A genomic stretch from Camarhynchus parvulus chromosome 11, STF_HiC, whole genome shotgun sequence includes:
- the WFDC1 gene encoding WAP four-disulfide core domain protein 1 — protein MSSRLLPEMQKTLFCKKLLAAALCVLVVLPEPGCARSLWKRALLKMTEKYDDYEYPLHSHSSQQQQKSDRCPPPPQSLPERACEVPSCRSDAECQRHKRCCYNGCIYACLESVQPPPVLDWLVQPKPRWLGGNGWLLDGPEEVLQAEACSTTEDGDEPLHCPTGYECHIINPGNTAEGIPNRGQCIKLRGNPDGHNLRHKYYKEYFGSNSNNLVGYVKNQQKHLG, from the exons atgagttCCAGGCTGCTTCCAGAGATGcaaaaaacccttttctgtaagaagctcctggctgcagcGCTGTGTGTGCTGGTGGTGCTGCCGGAgccgggctgtgccaggagcctcTGGAAACGCGCTCTGCTGAAAATGACGGAGAAATACGAt GATTATGAGTACCCTCTTCATtctcacagctcccagcagcagcagaagagcgACCGgtgcccgccgccgccgcagaGCCTGCCGGAGCGCGCCTGCGAGGTGCCCAGCTGCCGCTCCGACGCCGAGTGCCAGCGCCACAAGCGCTGCTGCTACAACGGCTGCATCTACGCCTGCCTTGAGTCTGTGCAGCCCCCGCCAG tCCTGGACTGGCTGGTTCAGCCCAAGCCCCGCTGGCTGGGAGGCAATGGGTGGCTTTTGGATGGCCCAGAGGAAGTCTTACAAG CTGAGGCCTGCAGCACCACGGAGGACGGGGACGAGCCCCTGCACTGCCCCACGGGCTACGAGTGCCACATCATCAACCCAGGCAACACGGCCGAGGGCATCCCCAACAGGGGCCAGTGCATCAAGCTCCGGGGAAACCCAG ATGGACACAACCTGAGGCATAAGTATTACAAGGAATATTTTG GGAGCAATTCCAACAATTTGGTTGGCTATGTGAAAAACCAGCAGAAGCATTTAGGCTAA